Sequence from the Gadus chalcogrammus isolate NIFS_2021 chromosome 21, NIFS_Gcha_1.0, whole genome shotgun sequence genome:
gggcatacttggcaaaaaaagatgattgtaattctataggcccctgtggcacggcctaagcttttgtccttaatggcatttttccccccttgcattacttttactttaatactttaagtagttttgaaaccagtacttttatacttttacttaagtaaaaagcttgatttgatacttcaacttctacagaagtatctttaaacgctagtatctatacttctacttgagtaatgaatgtgaatacttttgacacctctgtccactacaggaacacacagctaGCCCTAACCACTCctctacaggaacacacagcgAGCCCTAAAAAGAGCtactacaggaacacacagctaGCCCTAACAAGAGCtactacaggaacacacagctaGCCCTAACCACTCcactacaggaacacacagctaGCCCTAACAAGAGCtactacaggaacacacagctaGCCCTAACCACTCTACTACAGGAACACACGGCTAGCCCTAACCAGAGCtactacaggaacacacagctaGCCCTAACTCACCGATCTGAGGTCTGTGTCAAGCAATGCTGAACAACATGTTGAGGACATGTTGGATGCACAGAAGAAGAGTTTGAAAGCTGAAAACTCAGATTCTGTATATTCTCTTTATATCTGCAGCCTATCCTAGCTCAAAACCGGGCCCCACAGCGGAGGAGGGCCTCCCGACGCAGCTCGTCCACAAGGCTCACCGGAGGGAGAAGCGGTGCTCGTGTGAGAACCCCAGGGACAAGGAGTGTGTGTACTTCTGCCACGTGGGCATCCTCTGGATCAACACCCCCAGGTGGGTCTCTGTCTGACAGGGTGCGCATGGACcgtgggtggaggggtggaagCAACCATGGAGCGTCTGAGAAATCGAAATCTGAAAATCGATTAGATCTAAGATATATTTATCTTGGTTTCTTGAGTCTACAAAGATAATTGcagaaataaaatatttacGTGTAAATTGCACCATTTTCTCAATGAGAATTGGAGATGCTTAGAAACAAACAGTGATACACGTGCGAGTACATTACATTTGCATCCGTCTAAAAATACATTCACAGCTAAATATATTCGGCAAAAACCGACACTAATAATTTTTCAAACAATTTGAATTTTAGCAGTACAGCCGCTGATTGCTTAACAGacaatatatatttagtttCACATTAAACACGCCCAGTATGTTTTGAATTTTAGCTCTTACATCGGAAATCAGCACAAAagctcccagcccccccccccccacgccacaATTGTTGCCAATTAACGTGTTTCGGTTTGTGTGTTCCTGGCCGAGTTGCAGGCGCTCAGATGTGGCTTGGCTAATAAGAAAGCCCACCTTTCCTAACGAAGGGTAATTTCTGTCTGGCTTCCTCCTGAGGTtcttaaataacttttttttttactgcccAACGCAAAGTCCCTCAAACGAGACCACGAAGGAATCAAACTCAAACCCTCTGCGGTTCACATACTCTCATCTCTGAACTAATTAAGAAACggtctgttctccctctctcacactctcttgctccttcactctctcattACTAACAACTCTCCCAAACAGGGCAGTTCTCTCTCTGAATTGTATTTAGCTTTACTGTCAGCCATCTAGTTTCAGCTAAACATTGTACATACTGCCAGGCAATAGCTTAGGCCTATTGTGCTAACTGACAGGAAGTTAGCTTCAGCTAAACATAGCTCTCACTGTCAGGCAGTTAGCCTATGTCACTGTCGGTCGTTAGCCTAAGCCTAACATATCCCCGTCAGGTAGTTAGTCTAAGCCTAACATATCCCCGTCAGGTAGTTAGCCTAAGTTAAACATATGGCTGTCGGTagttagcctaaccctaacaaatTCCACTCAGTTAGTAGCCTAAGCCTTACAAAGTACTAACTCTCAGGCATTCAGCCTCTAACACCAATCATTTAGTATAATATCTAATCGTTGGTCTGTTCTGTTGGATAGTGGTCAGATATAGAGAGCCATATAAGCAGTCCAAATCTCAACTGTTCGCATTGCTCAGAAAATAAGCTGATATGGTTTACAGCCAACGCACAACTCAGATTTGAGTTGGCTCAGGCTGCAACAGGAACCTGAAGTTCAGTGACAAGGGTAGCGTTCCACATCGTCCTATTTTCCAACTGTTTCTCAACTCGAATTGGCTCCTCCAGCAATCTGCGGTGGACAGGCGTTGTTGCCGAGCCAGTAGCCGTTGGTACAAGCAGaagcttttttattttctgagcAGATACAAGCCAAAAACCCATGCGAccacatggacagagagcgacaCTAAGCAAAGCTGGAAAACAACTGcaaaaacatttggaaaacaCAGGCTGGGATAGTCTGACAAATGACTTAATTCATGATTGACGCCCACATTTGGGACACATCAGTTATCAGCAAATAAAGCCTTGCATTTACTTCAGCTCAAAGGAAATTCTGAACTTTTGTAAAgtcaaaattattattattataaagctAGACTGCATAGGAGAAAAATGAAAGTGCTTAGGGAACTTTTGAAAATATGAACAATTACATTAGCGCCAATTTATAAGCCCAGACATCACACGAACAGAAACGAAAGTGGTCTATTAGCAGGAGTTCCCAACCGTAGGCTATCTATTCTGATTCCCTGTTCAACCAGGGATAACATTTTTTAGTTTTGCTTTTTTTCCACATGACTACAAGTTGTACACACTAAGTCAGACAATAGTTTGTGAACAATCTGTAAAGAACAAAATTTTAAAGAGTCTGTAATAGGatgaaaaacataaaatgaGAACCAAATAAGCAATCGGGCTCTAAACAGAACGATGTACCATTCTAAACTAATTCGAATTATTGAAAATTATATGTCTAAAGACTGAAACGTCTTCATTCCAAAGTCTTGACATGCCTTCCGCCAACTGACTTTATATTACCCAGCAGCTCTGAGTGGAGGCCTATTCTCGTTTTGCACGCTTCTCCTCGGCCACTAACATCTGCTAACGGTTGGACCCGGGATACGGTGGTAAACACTTCCCACAAACCCAGTGGTGTCTCCCTCTTTTAACCTGCAGCTCAGCGGAAGGCTGGCTGGGAGCCCTCATGGCCGTCTCAGCGGCCCCAGTTAGCGTCAGAAGGGAGATTACCAGAGACTGTGGAACCTCTAGtagggcaggaggaggaagtaATTCCCTGTCGGCTGCTTCCTTGTGACTCTTTGTGTTTAGAGAGTCTGGCAGTAATGTCCCACTGATGTTCTGCTATGCTGTCTAGTGGCCACCTAACACAAAACATGTGCTCTCTAAAGTATGTTTTATTAGATATGACCTTGGGTTGTAACATCTGTAATGCGGGTGTTTTATATATCGGCTTGTGggatttatttgtaattataccACAGTGTTGTTGAATAACGGATTCTGATCGGTCATTGCCTTCTCAAGGGAGTGCATTATTTTTCAACAACGTTAAACCCATGCCTTTTGAGTTTCAAATCAGTGCGCTACACAGCTACACGTCCAAAACAACGGTTGAATAGAGCTATCGGCAAGCTGGTTCCTTATCAGCGCAGAAATGACGCCATTGTCGAATTATTTAATTTCAGCTGATTAAAGttgataaaaaaacataacagtaTAGATTAAAGTAACTAAAATCGTATCATTGATGGTAATTGCGTCATAAGCAGATTCAAATGTGCCTGTATCATATAATTTATTCCTAATTACATTGCCCACTTATTTGATGCTTGTTTGGGGGTTTTAGTGGGGCTACTACAATTTGGAACCAAATATATTGACAGATTCTTAATCCCTATTGTTGGTGTTTATAATAATCACTTTAATGgtttaaatatttattaaaaaaaatctgtcaGGTGGtctcctagtgtgtgtgtgtggttctgacGGTGTCCTCGTTCTGTCCTTCAGTCAGGTGGtctcctgtgtgcgtgtggttctgACGTTGTCCTCGTTCTGTCCTTCAGTCAGGtggtctcctgtgtgtgtgtggttctgacGGTGTTCTGGTTCTGTCCTTCAGTCAGGTGGTCtcctagcgtgtgtgtgtgtggttctgacGGTGTCCTGGTTCTGTCCTTCAGTCAGGtggtctcctgtgtgtgtgtgtggttctgacGGTGTCGTGGTTCTGTCCTTCAGTCAGGTGGTCTCCTACGGTTCTGTTCGGCTCAGGAGAGACCTGGACCGCTGCCTCTGTACCGATCACCACGACGATGGCTGTCTTCGATACTGCTCGGCCAATCGAAAGCGCTCAGAGTAAGGAAgttatgtattttttaacatACTGaaaaatacatgtgtatgacacacgcacgcacgcacgcacgcacacacgcacgcacgcacacaaacacacacacacacacacacacacacacacacacacacacacacacacacacacacacacacacacacacacacacacttaactaaCTATGGATTTTGCAACTTTTCAGTTGGAAAACATCTGAAGTCAAGAAACAGACCTCCAAACAACAGAACCGGCGCAAGGCATTGTGGGAGAGAAACAACAGAACCGGAATCGCGCGACCCAAGGAAGAGCGGCGGGAAGGAGAAACGCCGGTAGCTCAGAGGGCCACTTGATGCAACCAACGGACGGTCAGCTGTCGAGCGTCCCTCTCTTTGTTTCCCAGACGATGGTTTGGAAGTAACAAACGTCTGGTTTCACCGACACGTGGACAGAGCCGAAATAAATCAACCAACTTATTCTCAAACATGTGTTATCTCTATAAGCTGACATTCCAAGCATTTAGAGGACGGGATGATTGACTGGACTTAATGGATGAATTACCAAAATGGACCCAAAGTATATATAAACTTACTTAAAAAGAACACTCACAGAACGGAACTCTGTGGCCTGAGGCTGAGTCCAGACCGGACCACCCTGCGGCGGGGGCCGCGGACGCGTATCACGGAAGAACGACAAACAGTTTAAATTGCGGGACTAAACCGCGCGTCAAAACAGTGAGAAAGGGTGGACCGTGGACGGGCTGCTTTACGACTCCTCCGGCCTGGAGAATGGACACATATAGTAAGAATAACACCGCGTTGTGTTTGTCCCATACGCATGTCTTTAAACTCACACGGCAGACACATGGACGCCCCTGTCCGGACGGCCAGGCATGCACCATGCTGCACcatttacatttgcattcacGGTATTCAGCAGACAAttttttccaaagcgacttacaatatgtAGGCcctacatttgtcagaagaaggagaaacaacaatttttcgctgtcggtacaggaaGGAAATGTCAAGCACCAACAATCTGCCCAATGAGGTCTGTCCTTTTAAAGGGCCTAGGTCTGGTAGGCCTACTAAACGATATGATTAACATAATATGAGCTTAATTAAGCTCATCATAtattttgtaatacattattcatgTAAAAGATTGTCAGCATATTGAAACACAACATTAGGCCTATATGAAACTCACCAAGTTAAACTGTATTTTTcatgtataaaataaaatgaccTGTGTCTCGTATTGAGACACAAATCACTGTAAGCAAACTAATCTAACTTCTGTCTTGCTTCTTCAATGTAGATGTACTGCGTTACAAGGACAACAAATTATATCTAGATTTGTTTTTAGTGGATACAATGCATAATGTTTAAGCATAGGCATTtataaatatacagtatgtatcttCTCTTTGATGTACGTACTGTGCAATTACACAGTATGTAATCTGTGCACTTACTCATGTAGCCATTTACAATTTACATTATGTTGCATACTCATGAGCAGTTGAAATTCGATCAAATTGTACAATGCAGTAAATCATGATGAAAGTTGTAGATAAAAAAGATAATTACTAATTAAATGGTTTTGTTTATCTATAAATTACTTTAAACatctttaaaatacattttaatcgAAAGAAAAATGATTTGCACAGGGTTCATTATCATTGATTTAACCTAGTGGTGTTTTctgaaaatatttatatttttcataAATAACAGATTATTTTGATTGCTCAAACATAATAAACTACTAGCTAACAATGAATTTAATTGTGTACACTTCAACTGGAGACAGGGACCCGACCTTTTAATCAATTCATCATATTCCTTTTACAAATATTGCTGGTTGACCTTAGTGGAGAGTGGAAGCCTCGACAGAAAACTCTAAGACTTAGACACACTGAATTCTTGAATTGGTTAGTGGGGTATATGGATTTTATTATGCACCTGCGGCGCGTTTGCATGGTAGTCAAAGTTCACCGATGTGATAAATCGCAACCAGACGACCCTCGTCAGGACCCATCGCCTTGAAGACAGCGCCGCTCAGTGGGCATACTGAGTCACTGTGTTTAAAAACTTTGCTCGTTCGTTCCTATTGAGATGAAAGGGCCATGAAGAAGTCCATACAGAAACATTTGCGTGAAATTTACTTAAAAATGGTTAACGTTCTATAATTTTCACTGCTCAAAATAGTCACCTTAATATGCTTTAAATTTCTCCGCACCAGGAATTGGTTAGGGAAGAAGGGAAATTGTTCCTTCAATACCATCAATATGACGCATGAGAGAAACTGAAAAAGTCTAAGATTACTTGGTTGTTCCTCAATTTGGGTGTAAACAGACACTTTATTGTTGGTCTGtgccctgtgtgtatgtgtgtgtgtttgtgtgtgtgtgtgtgtgtgtgtgtgtgtgtgtgtgtgtgtgtgtgtgtgtgtgtgtgtgtgtgtgtgtgtgtgtgtgtgtgcgtgtgcgtgtgtgtgtgtgtgtgtaagtgtaagtgtatcGGATTGCTAGCATCTTCGCGTTTTAGTGCCACAATATTTACAAACAAGTTCCAGATCCAAACCTCGGTGCCTGCTGCCAAACCACGGTGCCCCGCCCGAgcccagccctcctcctcccccacgccCACCTCCATCCATCACTGTCCCGTAAATCCATCCCACGAGGCGGTTAGACCGCTCGCGGGTTCGCCACTTCGCCGACATGACATGACAAGTCTCTTCATGAATGAGTTTGATTGACATATGGGCCGACTTCCCTTCCTTGACAACAAACGATAAGTAGGTTCAAGTAGAGTAGAgctgttaccatgacaactgTTTTACTTTAAACTTTTTAAACTTTTTCTGATGATGCAGGTTTTAGAATGATTTATTATAAAATACTTAATACTTCATGTTTGATAAACGTCCCACCCTCAAGCAGCCAAAAAGGGCCAGGAGACAGTCTAAACCCTGATTTTGATTTTCCACTTTTTAAGCCACAACAGAATACACAAAAAATGAAGGTTTAAATAGCAGCTATTATGCAACATCACCACATGTGTACACAGTGCTTTTCCCTGTCTACTTTATGTGCGGTAGACATGTCTTAACACATCCACCGCACATAAAGCTGTTTATGAATCCATTAGGGtcgtggttttcaaactgtgggacGGGGTCCATAAGTGGCTGGCAGCAGGGGACCAATTTGGTCGTGGGTCTGGCACAGTaattacaataacaaaatatcacAAAACATAACCAAAGCTATATGTATATGCCAGGAATTCTTGTCTGTCTCATTTAATTTGTAGTACAtctcaaacacaaaaaaaggggAATACTGTATTCAAGAAAATATATGCTTACTTTGTTAGCATGCTAATGAGAAGGTAGCGCTTATTGTGCTGTGATAAATATTTGGTGTATCCTTGGCTTCCACAGGTGTGTCAGAGCAAGGGAATAGTTTGGAATACATCAACGGAGCTCTGGTTGCACCTGCCAATAGCCTTCCTTTCATCACGCAACCAAACCTGTTTTTTTAGACTGCCTAAATCTAGTATTATAATTACAAAGACAAGGTGGTTCCCGGTTTTcttgtgtgtttagtgtttgaCAATGTCGGGAGGGTGGCTCCGTTCACCTGCGGTTTGCAGGACAACATATACCATAAATTCTCCCTGCTGGACGCCACGCCCCCCAGACCATCTTTCCTGTGTTATATGCTATGTTCTGTTATGTTCTGGAATGTTCCGTTCTGCCAAAGTTCTTCTGGAACATTCTGGTCCAATATGGTTACACTTTATTAACTCTAAGCACACAACtttacgtgcacacacacacacaagcaaacgcacacgcacacacacacacacttaccctgTTCACACTAAATCGTTGTAGATTAATTATTCAAACGGACACTCAACACTATGATTTAGTAATTTACACTAAAAGTGTAAGTGTTTAATTGAAAGTGTCATACAATGACTTCAGATATATGTCATGAAGGAGCCGGTAGGGGTAGGGGATCTCTCGCTCAAGGGACATGCGATTTTCTTCAGACATGGGGTTTAAACCCAGCACCTTTCCTCTGTTGAACGAGCACCCCTTGCCACCACCAGACTGCCTAGTAGTACAACTTCTAGATTTtgtaaaggaaaataaaaacccTTACATCAATGGGCTTtttgtttaacacacacacacacacacatacacacacacatacacacacacacacacacacacacacacacacacacacacacacacacacacaccacacacacacacacacacacacacacacacacacaaacagtcactcACACAGTGCAAACCTTGTGTGGGTGTAATTGGTTCTTAGTCTGACTGGTGACTTTCAGAAAAAGCAGTGGGCCGcaagatgacacacacacacgcaagcaaacatacatacacacagacagacacacactctcccacaaacacacaaacacacacacacacacacacacacacacacacacacacacacacacacacacacacacacacacacagcccagaaATGCGTCACTGAGATTAcaagtgcctctctctctctctctctctctctctctgtctctctctctctctctctctctctctctctctctctctctctctctctcacactcttatATTCCCCCCTTCCGTCActcctgctctccccctctcttggcCGAGAGACTTAACCCATTAATGTGACCACAGGGGGCTGTGGCGTCCTCTTCCAATGAACGACTTCGCAATTTGATCAATGAGTGCCGTTCGCACAGATAAGTGATTGGTGCGATTTGATTGGACATAAAAATAGTAGGTTACACTGCTTAATTTTGCTTTCTAATAAAACTCCTGCTCTAGGCAACAACCTCTGTTTCTCTTCCACCTTCCCGTCCTGGGAGGGAAGGACCAGCTTTATATGTATCTTAGACCTTTTAAGAGTTGTGTATGTATGACCATATTTGTATTTAATCGGATGAAATTATTTTACATCAAGTTCAAGTTTATTATTATAGCCATTTCAACAGTATATAAAATACAGTTGATAGGAATTTGTTTTGGTGTGCTCACATGTATTACACagcaacataacaacacaacattacaagacagaaagccaaaacggcacataaataacaaaaagagtacaacacttaacacacatgaaaaacacacaatgcatggtTCACGGGGAATGACAGcagtaaagtacagtacagtggtgCAAAAACTGCAAGTGAGGTAGACCATGAAGATCTTAAAGACCTTAAAGTGCTTAGTGCTTGTTCAAGTGGCGTATAGCTTGTAGATAGGTACTATCCCTAAAGCGTGTTGTTTTGCTTGTGATGCTTCTGTACCTCCTCCCTGATGGTAAGAGTGTGAATAAGTGGTGTGCTGGATGAGAGGGGTCAGAGATGATCTTCCAAATGTGCAGAATGTTTCTTTCTCTGGGGTTTTGGTCGAGACGACCAACATATGTCTCAGAGTGGGATACAGAATGCATTGTGATACATAAGAACCCTGAACCTTTAGACTGGGAGTTGTAAtgggaattattattttttcacatTATTTTTCTCTAACTGCCATTTGTTGGGCGTGCCTTTTCCCTGACCCCCTTGGGTAGGTCGGGGATCAGGGGTTCCAGCTTATAAGGCACCGCTACATCTCCCCACAATGCAATTGTCAATGATTAAATCAAATTGTGTTTTCCTAAAGGAACGGTTTATGCCAGGCACAAAGGGGAACGTTAGATAACCCTGGGGACAGGTATGGCTGGACAATACAAGGAATACGAGACAGAGCTTAGATGATAAAAAGGTAACAATGGAACTACGGATCACAGAGTTTCATCTATAGTTTACGACCATCTGGTTAACCAATACTATCGTTTTATTGGGGAGCAGAGCTGTTCTCAGCATCCTGAGACCTGCCTGCCACTGTATAAGAAGTCCTTGCTTTTGTTAATGCATTGGACTTCTCCTTGAGGCCTCAGATTAAACGTTTGTTGTATGTGTATTACTAAAATAAATTAGACTTATTGTTATACgttcggatgactctttatCCTTATCCTTTATTATATAACagcttataaaaataaaaaaaatctgagtGTGTACTGTGCAGCCAGTCAATTGAAGGAGTTTCTCCATGCGGATAAGGACTTAGCAGTATGGATCCAAGGGGGGGCAGTGCAGTGACAACGTTTCCGTAGCTTAAAAGGGGGCTGGGGTTTACCATGAGGAAGACCCGGGAACAGTCATCttagacgcacacagacacacacacatgggattgTGCGGCTGGGGAatgtagatgtgtgtgcgtgtgtttttgacacaccacacacagtggAAAAGCGGTAAACAAGTGGAAAACACCAAGCAGTAAACAACGAGCGATCTGCTGCTACATCTGGAGCTGGTTACAGAAAGGCCTGACTTCACTTatggaacacacacatgtatacacacacacacacacacacacacacacacatatatacacacaggcatgcacatacacgcaatagcacacacacacagacacactcgcgagcacacacacacacacacacatatacacacaagcacacacacacagacacactcgcgagcacacacacacacacacacacacacacacacacacacacagacacacacacacacacacacacacacacacacacatatacacacaagcacacacacacacacacacacatacacaagcacctTAGAGACATGCAAACCTACTGGCAAcaataaaagcacacacacacaaacatacatattgatatatgtatataaaaatatatacatcaaCATTAATTAGCAGCCCAAACTAATGatgaaaaaaacacttttttcacAAACCAAGGAATATTGTGCCCCTATTTTTAAAACGGATCTAAAGGGAACTGAGGTCATAATCGAATGATTCGACTGTCA
This genomic interval carries:
- the si:ch211-202p1.5 gene encoding endothelin-1 → MEITLYCCFLSLFLIQQHQAYPSSKPGPTAEEGLPTQLVHKAHRREKRCSCENPRDKECVYFCHVGILWINTPSQVVSYGSVRLRRDLDRCLCTDHHDDGCLRYCSANRKRSDWKTSEVKKQTSKQQNRRKALWERNNRTGIARPKEERREGETPVAQRAT